The genomic region ATCCAGATGTTGCTAAATGACACCGTGAGCAAATCGCGCAATATTGCGGATGTTCGGTCTATCTCGCTTACTAAAAGCGACGGGATGGTTATTGATCGAAACTTTTCAAAGGCGCTTTCCCATTTCTTGATCAGCCCTTGGAGTTCTGCGTCGAGTACTGCAACTTTTTTTCCTTCAGCTGCTGTACGCATTATTACTCCAAAGCCTTCAGGTATAATGCTCTGCATTAACCTTTTTAATCTCTTTTTTTCCTCGTTGGAGGAAATTTTTTGCGAAATGGAAATCTTGTTTGAGAACGGAATGAGGACCATGTTTCTTCCGGCAATCGAAATCTCGGAGCCGAGTCTCGGGCCTTTGGTTGAAATAGGTTCCTTGGCAATTTGTACCATAACCACCTGTCCAGAAGTAAGGACATCGGTTATCTTTCCGTTTTTGTCTAAATCTTGTTCAGCCTTGAAAGAGGCAATACCTACTGGTTTTCCCTTTCTCGAAACGTGCACGTTTACATACTTGCACAACGTTTTAAACTGAGGGCCAAGATCTAAGTAATGTAAGAAAGCGTCTTTCTCGTAACCAACATCAACAAAAGCTGCATTCAACCCGGGCATAATCTTTTTAACTTTGCCGAGATAAATGTCACCAACTGAGAATTGCAAGTTGCTTTTTTCCTTGTTGAGTTCCAGCAACTGTTTCTCTTCCAGGAGTGCTATGGCAATTTCGGAGGGAGTTACGTTAAGAATAAGGTCGTTACTCACAGCCATTTGCTTTTGTTGGAAGTTTAATTGTTTAATTGGTTTGGCTACAAACAGATTAAACCCAAAGAATCGAGGACTCTTTAGGTTTAATCCAGATTAGCAATTGTGTCTCAAAGGAAAAAATACTAACGATTTTTCTTTTTGTGACGATTTTTCCTTAAGCGTTTTTTCCGCTTGTGTGTCGCAATTTTATGTCTTTTCCTTTTCTTTCCGCAAGGCATGACGTAAGAATTTTGAGGTTAATAAATAATTATGAACTACTTCTTTACATGACTTTTCACCTTCGAGACAAAGCTCTTAGCAGGTTTAAAGGAAGGAATGAAGTGTTCTGGGATAATGATTGTGGTGTTCTTTGAAATGTTTCTTGCTGTCTTTTGGGCTCTTTTCTTTACGATAAAGCTACCAAAACCACGTAGATAAACATTCTTTTCTTTCACAAGAGAATCCTTGATTGACTCCATGAAAGCTTCAACAGTCTTTTGAACTGTAATCTTCTCGATGCCGGTGTTCTTCGAGATTTCGTTTACAACATCTGCCTTTGTCATCTTTAAAAGCCTTTAATTATCAATGTTTTAAAATATTCCTTCGATTAGGACTGCAAATATATAGCATTTAATCTTATTTAAGAAATTCAAAACCATTATTTTTGATTTTCGTACTGATGTTTTTTTGTTTGATGAAGTTTTCTAATGCTCTGATTGAATGGTATCACCCAAATAAAAGGGATTTACCATGGCGTGACACCAAAAATCCATACTTTATTTGGATATCCGAAATTATTTTACAGCAGACTCGTGTCCAGCAAGGGTTGGGGTATTACATGCGCTTCATCGAGGCCTTTCCTACCATAGAAAGTCTTGCCAATGCGCCACTCGAAAAAGTGTTAAAGTGTTGGCAAGGACTTGGTTACTATACTCGAGCACGAAACATCCACCTTACGGCTAAGTTCGTTGTGGACGAATATAATGGAGTTCTTCCGAATACTTATGCTGGTTTACTTAAACTGCGAGGGATTGGGGATTATACTGCTGCGGCAATTGCCTCTTTTGCATTTGACGAACCTGTGGCGGCTATCGATGGCAACGTATACCGTATATATGCACGAGTATTTGGGATTTATGCGCCTATCGATAAGGGAGTTGGGAAGAAAATAGTAAGAGAGATTGCCACTGCCGAGTTTGATCTTAAACAGCCAGCTACTTTTAATCAGGCAATTATGGATTTAGGGGGACAGGTATGCCTGCCGAAAAATCCGCTTTGTGAATCTTGCCCAATCAAAGCAATATGCTATGCGTTTAAATGTGGTGAAGTAGCGAGCTTGCCTGTAAAAGCATTAAAAACCAAGGTCAGGGATCGATACTTTTATTATATACTGATACGTTACGGCATTTTCACCTACATTAGTCAGCGTAAAGACAAGGACATATGGCATAGTCTTTTCGAATTTCCCTTGATTGAGAGTTATCACGCGCTTCAGCCAGAGGAGGTTATGCTAACTAGTGATTGGGTTGATATTTGTGGTAATGGACGGGTTGAGGTTACCTATATTTCGGATGAGCAAAAGCATTTATTAAGTCATCAGCATCTTTTTTCTCGTTTCTTTATAGTTGAGGTCGAAAAACCATCCTATTTACTGCTGCGTGATTACACCAAGGTTCTCATTAATGACATGGAAGAGTTCTCTACACCCCGCTTGATAGAGCGTTTCTTAGCAGCAGAGCCTGCCGCTAAATATTTTATTAAAGGGGTTGATTTTTAGATTTATGTGTTGTATTTTTATAGGGTTAATCTTAAAATATTTTAGGTTATGTCGTTAAACAAAGTCATGCTGATTGGGAATGTGGGTAAAGACCCAGAAATCAGGAGCGCTAATGGAGTTCAGGTAGCAAGTTTCCCTATAGCTACCACTGAAGTTTTTTCGTCAAAAGCCGGGCAGCGGCAGGAACACACCGAATGGCACAACATTGTGGTTTGGCGTGGTTTGGCCGACGTCGTTGAGAAGTATGTGAAAAAGGGAACTCCTCTCTATGTCGAGGGCCGGATTCGCAACCGCTCGTACGATGGCAAAGATGGCGTAAAGCACTACATTACCGAAATTTTGTGTGACAACTTAAGGTTGCTTGGTCGAAAAGAGGCAACCAACGGAGCGCCCACACAAGAGTATGCTGCCCCAAAATCGCCGGATGTATCACAGGAACCACCTTCCGATGCTGATGATTTGCCATTCTAGTTGCCTGAAAGCGCAACTATATTCGTAATTATTGGAACACTTAACCGATTGTGCTTTATACTAAGGCAAAACATATGGCTAAGTGTTCCTTTTATTATTCCATCCTAAATGATTAATTTTAGGGCTTTAATCAAAACTCATTTCGATTGGAAATAGGTGTCCCTTTGGTTGCCCAAGGCTTCTTTGCTGAAATAATTGTGCATCCGCTTACGATCTCTTCTATTATAGGACTCCTCTTTCTTGGATTTCTGTTGATCTTTTCTGCTTTGGTTTCTGGGTCTGAATCGGCATATTTTTCGCTGTCTAGCACCGAAATAGCCCGTATCAGAAAGGCTAAGACCGGAAGTTCTGGCTATGCTATAAAGTTGCTCTCCGAACCCAATATGCTTCTAAGCACTGTGCTTATAGCCAATAATATGATTAACGTCGGTATTGTTGTTTTGAGCACGTTCCTTACATCCGAAATCTTCGATTTTTCGGCAGCACCTGTTCTTGGCTACTTTATTCAGGTAGTGTTGATTACTTTTTTAATTCTCCTTTTCGGGGAAATCCTGCCAAAGGTCTACGCAACTCACAGACCGGTGCCGATGGTTCATTTTATGTCTCGCCCCTTGTTTGTGGTTCAGCAAATAGTAAAACCTCTTGGGCATCTTCTTATTTTCATGGCTAAGCGTGTAAATAGGCACTTTTCTTTGCGCAAAAAAAATATATCCCTCAATGACCTATCCGATGCCATTGATATTACGGTTACCAAAAATCCTGAAGATCGAAAAATTCTGAAGGGGATTGTGAAACTCGTAAATATTGAGGCCAGAGATATAATGACTCCCCGCATGGATGTGGTGGCATTGGATTATACCGCTAGTTTTAAGGAAGTTCTTGATGTCGTGATGGAGTCTGGATTGTCTCGTATTCCTGTCTTTTCCGAATCGTTCGATAATGTTAAGGGAATTCTTTACGTAAAAGACATCTTGTCGCATATTCAAAAGGATGAGAAATTTCGTTGGCAATTCCTTATTCGCAAACCGTACTTTGTGCCAGAGCATAAAAAATCCAATGATCTGTTAGAGGAATTTCAAACGCGCAAGAATCATATGGCGATTGTGGTGGATGAATTTGGTGGTACGTGTGGAATTGTAACATTGGAGGATATATTAGAGGAAATTGTGGGTGAAATATCAGACGAGTCGGACCAAGAGGAAATTCTTTTTCACCAAATAGATGACGTTACCTATATGTTTGAGGGAAAAATTCTCCTAAACGATTTTTGCAAGGTCTTCAATGAGAACGTGGAAACTCTTGATGAGGTAAGAGGTGAAGCAGATACACTTGCTGGCCTAATCCTCGAAATGAAGGGTGAGATGCCTCGAAAGAATGATACTTTAACCTTCCGGCACTTTGAGTTTTTGATAGATATGGTGGACAGCCGACGCATTAAGAAAATTAGAGTGGTAGTAAAACCTAAACAATCAAGAAATGATCAAAATGAGGAGGTTGCTGATTAGCATGTTCGTAATTGGTTTTTTGTGCGCCTGTAACGAAGACTATATACCAAAACCTAGGGGCTATTTTCGCATCGACTTGCCTACCAAATCCTATAGAACATTTGATTCAACGGGTTTTCCATACCGTTTTGATTATCCCACAACTGCTTCAATATTTCCAGATAAAGGGAGGGTTACCGAACCTTACTGGATCAATTTGGTTGTTCCCGAACTCAAGGCTACTATTTATCTGAGCTATAAATCGCTCAAGAATGAAAAGATAAGCGCCCTTTTAGAGGACTCGCATGCCCTGCTATACAAACAATCGGCTAAGGCTGAATCGATAGAAGAGAGTGCTATTAGCATTCCTGATCGTAAAATTTACGGCTTGCTTTTCGATGTTGGCGGTAATGCTGCCTCTCCGGTGCAGTTTTATATTACCGATAGCACGAACCACTTCCTTCGCGGCGCACTTTACTTCTATACGGTTCCGAACAAGGATTCGTTGGCTCCAGTAAAAGCCTATATGCGAGAGGATATTCTTAAACTCATCGATTCATTTCATTGGAAAAAGTAACATGGGGCTAGTCTTCAATGGCAGCTTACTTGCCGATGCGCACCTTTGGCTATGGCGAATTGAGGAGGAAGAATCTTTCTTTCTTGATAAACTTAATTTATCTGCTGCCGACCAGCTTCTTTTGGCAACGTTTAGTGCTACTAGCCGGAGGCTGGAGTGGTTGGCATCTCGTTTTGTTTTACAGCAGGCGTTTGGGAACGAGGTTTATATTAGCTACAATGCCGAGAATAAACCTATGCTGAATGGAGTTTTAGGGCATATTAGTATTAGCCATTCGCATCAAATGGTTGGTGTTCTTTACCATCCTGTTTTTTCCGTTGGCTTAGATGTGGAGCGTGTTTCGGCACGACCAACAAAGGTAATACATCGCTTTTTGGATGACAACGAACAACTGCTAGTTGCAAAGGACGATGCGTGCGAAGCTATAACAAGAGCGTGGTGTTCCAAAGAGGCTCTTTTTAAACTTATGGGGCAGCATTGCTTCACCTTAAAGGACGATTTTAAGCTTACAACGGCATTGCAACCATCTTCGGATGAAGCTGTTTTTTTTCTAAAACCGCTTGGCGTTCCCCAGCAGGTGTTTTTTCATAAGGTTGACGATTATATAGTAGCACTCACCATTAATCAAAACAGTAAGCATTGAACGTAATTAATCACATTCTAAATGGGATTTCCTTCCGGAAGCAAATTGCGCTGCTTATCGATCCGGAGGAGCATACAGTTGCTTCGGCCGAAAACATGGCTAGAGAGGCCACTGAGGCTCATATCGATTTTGTTTTTGTGGGCGGAAGCTATGTTTCTAGCGATCTAACCTCCATTGTTGATGCAATAAAGCGAATCACCTCTATTCCTGTGCTGCTGTTCCCTGGAAGCCCCTTGCAGGTTGTCCCCAACGCTGATGCATTGTTGTTCCTGTCGCTCATATCGGGTAGAAACCCTGATTATTTAATAGGAAATCAGGTTTTATCGGCAGGGCTTATTCGAAAATCGAGGCTCGAAGTTATTCCGGTGGGATACATGCTGATTGACGGAGGTTCGGTTACCAGCGTGCAGTATGTGAGCAATTCCCTGCCTATTCCGGCCGATAAGCCCGAGTTGGCCGTAGCCACCGCGCTGGCCGGTGAGATGCTTGGGCTAAAGATGCTTTACCTCGAAGCGGGCAGTGGTGCCAAAAATCCAGTGCCTGCAAGCCTAATTGCTGCCGTTCGAAACGCAGTGAAGTTGCCCATTATAGTGGGCGGTGGTTTACGCGATGAAGTGGCCGTTTCTGCTGCATTAGCGGCTGGTGCTGACATTGTGGTAGTGGGCAATGCTGCCGAAAACGACCTCGGCGTTATTGCCAGATTGGCCCAGGTGGTTCATTCCCACTAAGCCATTTCTTACCTACTCGTAGTCCCAAACGTACATTAATCCTCCGGTAACGGTGAAGGAGGAATGGGAGGTTAAGTGTTCAATCTTTTGGGTATCAAGGTTGGTTCTTGTGGTTTTATTGTCTCCCCATGGCATATAGGAGTAGGTTGGGTGAACATATAGCCTGAAATTCCATACCTTATACCACCAGCGCAAGCCTAAGTCGATGGTGGGCACAAACTGAACGTTGCTGTTTTCTGATCGAATTGACTCCCTCACGAACGAGTAGTTACCGTTGCCGAAGTCAACGATGGTGGTGGTTGTTTCTTCGTAAGTTTCGCTTGTCTTTTTGCTGTAATACCCCATGGATAGGCCTCCTTCTATCTCTAGTGTTCTGGGAACAAACCTTAAAAGCAGCAAATCCAAAATGTCTGTTGAAGTTCCCCTTCTTGGTGGCGTAGCCGTTCCATACCCATTATTATTCCTTTTGTCGAAGCAGGTTACGTTTCTACGGCCAAGGGTATATGCTGCCCTTACTGGGATCCGGTAGAAGGTAACTCCTGTGAATTGCTCGGAAATGTATATGCCGCTGTAGATCGCTAGTTTATTGTTGGGAAAATGGTTTGCTATTATGCCCATGCAGGTACCTGCCGGACCTGAACTGCGCGTTTTGCCGGGTGATGTGATTGCATATATTCCATATTCTGTGCCAATGGCATAACCGGAGGTTTGGGCGGCAGCGCCCATCGATAATAGGATGATGAGTAGTGTGATGTGTAGCTTTATTGTCATGGGTTTAGTTGCAATAGTTTTTAATTGCACGTGATTTATAGATTTACTGTATTCTCTGCATGAGATTTTTTCATAGCAATAGAGACGTAATACTCTGCGCCTTTACTGCTGCGTTTGTTTCTCTAGGGAATTACTACGGTTCTACCTAAACATCTCCTCCAATGGTTTTCCGCTTGCGGCGTTGGGCCACGAAATGTCGATGAAGGTGGCAATGGTTGGAGCTACATCCGCAATATCCATGGGGGTAAAGATACTTTTGCG from Williamwhitmania taraxaci harbors:
- a CDS encoding HU family DNA-binding protein, translating into MTKADVVNEISKNTGIEKITVQKTVEAFMESIKDSLVKEKNVYLRGFGSFIVKKRAQKTARNISKNTTIIIPEHFIPSFKPAKSFVSKVKSHVKK
- the mutY gene encoding A/G-specific adenine glycosylase — encoded protein: MIFVLMFFCLMKFSNALIEWYHPNKRDLPWRDTKNPYFIWISEIILQQTRVQQGLGYYMRFIEAFPTIESLANAPLEKVLKCWQGLGYYTRARNIHLTAKFVVDEYNGVLPNTYAGLLKLRGIGDYTAAAIASFAFDEPVAAIDGNVYRIYARVFGIYAPIDKGVGKKIVREIATAEFDLKQPATFNQAIMDLGGQVCLPKNPLCESCPIKAICYAFKCGEVASLPVKALKTKVRDRYFYYILIRYGIFTYISQRKDKDIWHSLFEFPLIESYHALQPEEVMLTSDWVDICGNGRVEVTYISDEQKHLLSHQHLFSRFFIVEVEKPSYLLLRDYTKVLINDMEEFSTPRLIERFLAAEPAAKYFIKGVDF
- a CDS encoding single-stranded DNA-binding protein, whose product is MSLNKVMLIGNVGKDPEIRSANGVQVASFPIATTEVFSSKAGQRQEHTEWHNIVVWRGLADVVEKYVKKGTPLYVEGRIRNRSYDGKDGVKHYITEILCDNLRLLGRKEATNGAPTQEYAAPKSPDVSQEPPSDADDLPF
- the gldE gene encoding gliding motility-associated protein GldE, with translation MEIGVPLVAQGFFAEIIVHPLTISSIIGLLFLGFLLIFSALVSGSESAYFSLSSTEIARIRKAKTGSSGYAIKLLSEPNMLLSTVLIANNMINVGIVVLSTFLTSEIFDFSAAPVLGYFIQVVLITFLILLFGEILPKVYATHRPVPMVHFMSRPLFVVQQIVKPLGHLLIFMAKRVNRHFSLRKKNISLNDLSDAIDITVTKNPEDRKILKGIVKLVNIEARDIMTPRMDVVALDYTASFKEVLDVVMESGLSRIPVFSESFDNVKGILYVKDILSHIQKDEKFRWQFLIRKPYFVPEHKKSNDLLEEFQTRKNHMAIVVDEFGGTCGIVTLEDILEEIVGEISDESDQEEILFHQIDDVTYMFEGKILLNDFCKVFNENVETLDEVRGEADTLAGLILEMKGEMPRKNDTLTFRHFEFLIDMVDSRRIKKIRVVVKPKQSRNDQNEEVAD
- the gldD gene encoding gliding motility lipoprotein GldD, which encodes MIKMRRLLISMFVIGFLCACNEDYIPKPRGYFRIDLPTKSYRTFDSTGFPYRFDYPTTASIFPDKGRVTEPYWINLVVPELKATIYLSYKSLKNEKISALLEDSHALLYKQSAKAESIEESAISIPDRKIYGLLFDVGGNAASPVQFYITDSTNHFLRGALYFYTVPNKDSLAPVKAYMREDILKLIDSFHWKK
- a CDS encoding 4'-phosphopantetheinyl transferase family protein yields the protein MGLVFNGSLLADAHLWLWRIEEEESFFLDKLNLSAADQLLLATFSATSRRLEWLASRFVLQQAFGNEVYISYNAENKPMLNGVLGHISISHSHQMVGVLYHPVFSVGLDVERVSARPTKVIHRFLDDNEQLLVAKDDACEAITRAWCSKEALFKLMGQHCFTLKDDFKLTTALQPSSDEAVFFLKPLGVPQQVFFHKVDDYIVALTINQNSKH
- a CDS encoding geranylgeranylglyceryl/heptaprenylglyceryl phosphate synthase; this encodes MNVINHILNGISFRKQIALLIDPEEHTVASAENMAREATEAHIDFVFVGGSYVSSDLTSIVDAIKRITSIPVLLFPGSPLQVVPNADALLFLSLISGRNPDYLIGNQVLSAGLIRKSRLEVIPVGYMLIDGGSVTSVQYVSNSLPIPADKPELAVATALAGEMLGLKMLYLEAGSGAKNPVPASLIAAVRNAVKLPIIVGGGLRDEVAVSAALAAGADIVVVGNAAENDLGVIARLAQVVHSH